In Dyadobacter subterraneus, a single genomic region encodes these proteins:
- a CDS encoding DUF3052 domain-containing protein: MINTAGYSAKPLAKKLGIREGFVIRLVNPPAYYFDLFEDMPLNIQIFDDRATAKNLIHYFTQLADDLRRDMPLLKEEIEANGMIWISWPKKASKITTDITEDVVRALALSNGLVDIKVCAIDEIWSGLKLVIPVKDRLKK, encoded by the coding sequence ATGATAAACACAGCAGGATACTCGGCAAAGCCATTGGCTAAAAAATTGGGAATCAGGGAAGGATTCGTAATACGCCTGGTGAATCCACCAGCATATTATTTTGATCTGTTTGAGGATATGCCCCTCAATATCCAGATATTTGATGACAGGGCGACAGCTAAGAACCTCATTCATTATTTCACACAACTTGCAGATGATCTTCGCAGGGATATGCCCCTATTAAAGGAGGAAATCGAGGCCAACGGCATGATATGGATCTCATGGCCTAAAAAAGCATCAAAGATTACGACTGATATTACCGAAGATGTGGTGCGGGCCCTGGCCCTAAGCAATGGTCTTGTTGACATCAAAGTTTGTGCGATAGACGAAATCTGGTCCGGCCTTAAACTGGTAATACCTGTAAAAGATAGACTCAAAAAATAA
- a CDS encoding serine hydrolase domain-containing protein: protein MMKKIVLLMMVLLLISGAYAQRPFLKVDHWLDAHAAEMGGRLILVVCKDGKIIYSHAVNEMNGRQQALVRLLSERKGEEPDLGNYTETTKQPVASCSKWLSAALVMTFVDNGKIQLTDTVGKFLPVLSKNGKGSITIGDCLSHTTGILSPDLKDDLTAKRKANNMDEVISQIAAYPMEGPSGTVFRYSNTGLQIAGAVLEKISGKRFETLFAERIAGPLGMKNTDFGHGVVALPAGGALSTPEDYIHFLTMILNKGIFDGKRILTEKSIAAMQVNRVTPDVRVAYTPAEATGSGYGYGEWVMGSGTVSSPGLFGSYPWVDNNKGYCAFLMAFNLKSDGRQAKYGELRKLVEAQIR from the coding sequence ATGATGAAAAAGATCGTATTATTGATGATGGTTCTGCTTTTAATCAGCGGTGCCTATGCCCAGCGGCCGTTTTTGAAGGTAGATCATTGGCTTGATGCCCATGCCGCAGAGATGGGTGGGAGGCTGATACTGGTGGTCTGTAAAGATGGAAAGATCATTTACAGTCATGCGGTCAATGAAATGAATGGCAGACAGCAGGCACTCGTCAGGCTGTTGTCAGAACGGAAAGGGGAGGAGCCCGATTTGGGGAACTATACCGAAACGACAAAACAACCCGTTGCCAGCTGCAGCAAATGGTTGAGTGCAGCGCTTGTGATGACATTTGTAGATAACGGCAAAATTCAACTTACCGATACAGTCGGTAAATTCCTGCCGGTACTTTCCAAAAACGGAAAAGGCAGTATTACGATCGGGGATTGCCTGTCTCATACGACCGGGATTCTCTCGCCGGATTTAAAAGACGACCTGACAGCAAAGCGGAAAGCCAATAATATGGATGAGGTGATCAGCCAGATCGCAGCCTACCCCATGGAAGGGCCTTCAGGAACAGTCTTTCGTTACAGCAATACCGGTCTTCAAATTGCCGGTGCAGTGCTCGAAAAGATTAGCGGTAAGCGTTTTGAAACCTTGTTTGCCGAGCGGATCGCCGGGCCGCTGGGAATGAAAAACACCGATTTTGGACATGGCGTAGTAGCCTTGCCCGCAGGCGGGGCGCTGAGCACACCCGAAGATTACATCCACTTTCTGACCATGATTTTAAACAAGGGTATCTTTGATGGGAAGAGGATTTTAACGGAGAAAAGTATAGCCGCGATGCAGGTAAATAGGGTGACGCCCGATGTAAGAGTTGCCTATACACCTGCGGAAGCAACAGGTTCAGGGTATGGTTACGGGGAGTGGGTTATGGGCAGTGGAACGGTGAGTAGCCCGGGACTTTTTGGCAGCTACCCCTGGGTCGATAACAACAAGGGATACTGCGCATTTTTGATGGCCTTTAATCTGAAATCTGACGGGCGGCAGGCCAAATATGGCGAGCTGAGAAAACTTGTGGAGGCTCAGATTAGATAG
- a CDS encoding alpha/beta hydrolase: MKTILFSLCLLALILPGCSKSTDSPPVDIAIDELAGPIFRPSSGYGADGAYAVSEIEFPNTEYPGTNVTVFYPSGITSPRPTIFYSHPYGGESKEYNRGLFEFIAQKGYVVVFVPYATNDSSIDHRYTTLWTGFTKAAADSPGIIDTRKVGFMGHSFGGGASIGLAYKAFSEKGWGKDGRFVFTMAPWYSYQITPAQLASFPANTKMITQVYDEDVYNDHRMAIDIFKNINISNAEKDYYYLKSSTVAGYKYATDHTLPNTRTAYDAYDYYGVYRLLDALIDYSFNNNAAGKDVALGNGSAQQVTMPGYKGEFMAPLEVTDAPVAKYNQDKYQFRCGSVLYNPRIAHCE; this comes from the coding sequence ATGAAGACGATATTATTCAGCTTGTGCCTGCTGGCCTTGATCTTGCCAGGTTGTTCCAAAAGTACAGATTCGCCTCCGGTAGATATAGCCATTGATGAGCTGGCAGGGCCGATTTTCCGTCCGTCATCAGGATATGGTGCCGATGGTGCTTACGCGGTATCAGAGATTGAGTTTCCCAACACCGAATATCCGGGCACCAATGTTACCGTATTTTACCCATCAGGTATCACCTCACCCAGGCCGACGATCTTCTATTCGCATCCTTATGGCGGCGAGAGCAAAGAATATAACAGGGGGCTCTTCGAGTTCATTGCCCAAAAGGGTTATGTGGTTGTATTCGTTCCCTATGCTACCAATGACAGCAGCATAGACCACCGTTACACCACTTTATGGACTGGCTTCACAAAGGCTGCGGCCGATTCTCCCGGTATTATCGATACCCGGAAAGTGGGCTTCATGGGACACTCCTTCGGTGGAGGCGCTTCGATCGGCTTGGCTTATAAAGCTTTCAGTGAAAAGGGCTGGGGAAAAGACGGGCGCTTCGTTTTTACAATGGCACCCTGGTACAGTTATCAGATCACGCCCGCCCAGCTCGCCAGCTTTCCGGCCAATACGAAAATGATCACCCAGGTCTATGATGAAGATGTTTATAACGATCACAGAATGGCCATCGATATCTTTAAGAACATCAATATTTCCAATGCTGAGAAGGACTACTATTACCTGAAATCCTCAACCGTAGCTGGCTATAAATATGCCACGGACCATACGCTCCCCAACACCCGTACCGCCTACGATGCCTATGACTATTATGGGGTTTACCGTTTGCTGGATGCGCTGATTGATTACAGTTTTAATAACAACGCGGCGGGAAAAGATGTGGCGCTGGGAAATGGCTCAGCCCAGCAGGTCACTATGCCTGGGTATAAGGGCGAATTTATGGCTCCATTGGAAGTAACCGATGCGCCAGTGGCCAAATACAACCAGGATAAATATCAATTCAGGTGCGGTAGTGTGTTATACAATCCAAGAATAGCCCACTGCGAATAA
- a CDS encoding sterol desaturase family protein, translating into MKNHIGPYRIYLLLFVAGLISAEIIWSWKKGKGVYHLKETFSSLAVFAGFQFFKYLFAGYQLALLGFFSGHSPFKLPHNGWVLLLTFITADFIYYWFHRISHLWKPLWAFHMVHHSAMRMNLTAAYRLNWFSALVSPLFLIPAAPLGMPPDFIVICYALNLAYQFLLHTEAVGRLGRIEKVMDTPSAHRVHHGRNPLYIDKNFGGVLIIGDRLFGTYQPETEKVVYGLTTGFLSHNPFRLVLQGFIDLFKPASSKSHAVCSPPVFDASPEK; encoded by the coding sequence ATGAAAAACCACATCGGACCTTACCGGATCTATCTATTATTGTTTGTAGCGGGACTTATCTCTGCGGAGATCATCTGGAGCTGGAAAAAAGGCAAAGGCGTGTATCATTTAAAAGAGACATTTTCTAGCCTGGCAGTCTTTGCAGGTTTCCAATTCTTTAAATACCTGTTCGCCGGTTATCAGTTGGCCCTGCTTGGCTTTTTTTCTGGTCATTCTCCATTTAAGCTGCCGCATAACGGATGGGTCTTACTGCTCACTTTTATCACGGCTGATTTTATTTATTATTGGTTCCACCGCATATCACATCTTTGGAAACCCTTATGGGCCTTTCATATGGTCCATCACTCGGCGATGCGCATGAACCTGACTGCTGCTTACCGGCTTAACTGGTTCTCAGCGCTTGTCAGCCCCTTGTTTCTTATTCCGGCAGCACCATTGGGTATGCCGCCTGATTTTATTGTGATCTGCTACGCACTCAATCTTGCCTACCAGTTCCTTTTGCATACCGAAGCTGTCGGCAGGCTTGGCCGCATTGAAAAGGTAATGGATACACCCTCGGCACACCGCGTACACCATGGCCGTAATCCCCTTTATATTGATAAGAATTTTGGAGGTGTCCTCATTATCGGGGACAGGCTATTTGGTACCTACCAGCCGGAAACCGAGAAAGTGGTTTACGGCCTTACGACCGGCTTTTTAAGCCACAATCCATTCAGGCTGGTCTTGCAGGGCTTTATCGATTTGTTTAAACCGGCCAGTTCAAAAAGCCATGCGGTCTGTTCACCCCCAGTATTCGACGCTTCACCGGAAAAATGA